One genomic region from Anabaena sp. PCC 7108 encodes:
- a CDS encoding chemotaxis protein CheB, translated as MADNAENNLPHFNNAAFDIVAMAASAGGLNALSAVLSTLPADFTAAIAIVQHLAPRHPSLMADILDRRTALQVKQAEEGDQLTPRTVYLAPPDHHLLVNCDGTLSLSQSELVHFLRPSADLLFESVADSYKNRAIAVVLTGTGNDGTMGVQAVKKKGGTVIVQDENTAEFFGMPGSAIESGNVDFILPLNEISPALVSLVMHGV; from the coding sequence ATGGCAGACAATGCCGAGAATAATCTACCCCACTTTAATAACGCCGCCTTTGATATTGTGGCCATGGCAGCATCCGCAGGTGGGTTAAATGCTTTGAGTGCCGTACTATCGACATTACCCGCAGATTTTACAGCTGCGATCGCTATTGTGCAACATCTCGCTCCCCGTCATCCTTCACTCATGGCTGATATTCTGGATCGACGTACCGCGTTGCAAGTCAAGCAAGCAGAAGAAGGAGATCAGCTTACCCCAAGAACAGTTTATCTTGCTCCTCCCGACCACCACCTGCTAGTTAACTGTGACGGCACACTTTCTTTATCACAGTCAGAATTGGTACACTTCTTGCGTCCCTCGGCTGATTTATTATTTGAATCAGTTGCAGATAGTTACAAAAACCGTGCCATTGCTGTTGTCTTAACTGGTACTGGTAATGATGGAACGATGGGAGTACAAGCAGTGAAAAAAAAGGGGGGTACTGTCATTGTTCAAGATGAAAACACGGCTGAATTTTTTGGAATGCCAGGCTCGGCCATTGAAAGTGGTAATGTGGATTTTATATTGCCCTTAAATGAAATCTCACCAGCCCTGGTGAGTTTGGTTATGCATGGTGTTTAA